AAGGCAAGGTTGGACTTTAGAACCAAAAGGTAATAAATGTGCATTTTGGTATTCAAATTGATTGTTGATATTTGTCTTTGAAAATTATGTATTGTATTCTTTTGATATTTTATCTATGTTATAACCACCTCGCCACTTTTTTCTTAATATATAATTCTTTATTGCACGTTTAATGATATTTGAATTGGACCACTTTATATCATCTGTATATATACTTCCTCTAATACGTTTTACTCTAGTTGTTTTAGTAATTCTTGTTATAAAGTCTAGATCTTCCATTATTTTTAATGAAGAAAACCCCCCTGAATTGTAATATAGATCTCTATGTATAAGTAAGCCTTGGTCTCCATAAGGTCGTTGTAAGAAATAACTTCTAAGTGCTACTGCTATCTCTAAAATCCTGAACTCTAGATTTGCTTTTTTAATTTTAAAATCAAAATACCAAGCAAAATTCTTAGACTTTTTATTTTTTATTATTTTGTATAATCTCTTTACCCAACTTGGGCTTAATCTACTATCTGCATGTAGAAATAAAAGCCATTCTCCTTTTGAATTTGAAGCCCCAGTTTTTAATTGATAGCCTCTATTCTTTTTATGGCTTTTAATAACATCTACTCCTTGTATTTGTGCAATTGAAATAGTTAAATCTATACTCCCTCCGTCAACTATGGTTAATTCAAAATCGTGTGGCCATTCATTTAAATCGGCAAGGAGAAGAGGGAGGTGGCTCGACTCATTTAAAGTTGGTATGATGATACTGAGAGTCGGAAACTTTTGTAATCTAGCCATGGTGATAAATCCATAATATTATCCAGATCATTTTTATTTTGAAGAAGTTGATAATTGATTTGATTTAAGGATGCTAATCGAATTGTTTTTTGAAGGACCTTATCGGTTCCCCAACATATACCAGAAAATGGCCACGTACATAAAGGATTTAAAATTTTATTTGAAAGTCCTATAAGCCAATATCCTCCATCACTTGAAGGTCCCAAAACCATGTCTTTATGTTTAAGAATTTGCAAAGCTTGGATTAATTCAAAATGTGAGATTGATGGTAAATCAGTTCCAATTAGCAAGATAGGATTTCGAATCTGGTGAGAAAGATTTTTTCTAGAATGAGTCTCTAAAAACTGTCTTTTCATTTTTGTTCCTAGATTTCCAGGTCCTTGAATATCAACCGTTTTGATTCCATTTAACAGGGCCCATTTTTTTGCAGCTTTTATACCAATTCCATCGATGGCAACTTTTA
This is a stretch of genomic DNA from Prochlorococcus marinus str. MIT 0912. It encodes these proteins:
- a CDS encoding TIGR04283 family arsenosugar biosynthesis glycosyltransferase, with the protein product MARLQKFPTLSIIIPTLNESSHLPLLLADLNEWPHDFELTIVDGGSIDLTISIAQIQGVDVIKSHKKNRGYQLKTGASNSKGEWLLFLHADSRLSPSWVKRLYKIIKNKKSKNFAWYFDFKIKKANLEFRILEIAVALRSYFLQRPYGDQGLLIHRDLYYNSGGFSSLKIMEDLDFITRITKTTRVKRIRGSIYTDDIKWSNSNIIKRAIKNYILRKKWRGGYNIDKISKEYNT
- a CDS encoding TIGR04282 family arsenosugar biosynthesis glycosyltransferase codes for the protein MDPVKSKAANTKRTNQNNKPTVVLMTRWHAIYRCKSRLSKDIGAFKAAKIQEKLTNHTIKVAKLIQKEGLADIKVAIDGIGIKAAKKWALLNGIKTVDIQGPGNLGTKMKRQFLETHSRKNLSHQIRNPILLIGTDLPSISHFELIQALQILKHKDMVLGPSSDGGYWLIGLSNKILNPLCTWPFSGICWGTDKVLQKTIRLASLNQINYQLLQNKNDLDNIMDLSPWLDYKSFRLSVSSYQL